The following are encoded together in the Mesoplodon densirostris isolate mMesDen1 chromosome 2, mMesDen1 primary haplotype, whole genome shotgun sequence genome:
- the LOC132483228 gene encoding double homeobox protein A-like, whose translation MAEDNSPYKAVATKCRRRRTKFTEEQLKILINAFNKKPYPGYAFKQRLALEVNTEESRIQIWFQNRRARHRFPKRPEKNLDLRQDRAYPEENIQGVRDRRCRTSYTSSRLQTLMNAFTENPYPGTDSRQQLAEDIGVPESRVQIWFQNRRSRLHIRKKREPEEASAQRQNRGQDL comes from the coding sequence ATGGCCGAAGACAATTCTCCATACAAGGCCGTGGCAACAAAGTGTAGACGCAGGCGCACCAAATTCACAGAAGAGCAATTGAAAATCCTCATCAATGCATTCAACAAAAAACCTTACCCAGGTTATGCCTTCAAACAAAGACTTGCTTTGGAAGTCAACACTGAAGAGTCTAGGATCCAGATATGGTTTCAGAATCGAAGAGCTAGGCACAGGTTCCCGAAAAGACCTGAGAAGAACTTAGACTTAAGACAAGACCGAGCTTACCCTGAAGAGAACATTCAAGGTGTGAGAGACAGACGATGTCGTACCAGCTACACTTCTTCCCGATTACAAACTCTCATGAATGCGTTCACGGAAAACCCTTATCCTGGGACTGATTCCAGACAGCAACTTGCTGAAGATATTGGGGTTCCAGAGTCAAGAGTCCAGATTTGGTTTCAAAACCGAAGATCTAGACTCCATATCCGGAAGAAAAGAGAACCCGAAGAAGCTTCAGCCCAAAGACAAAACCGGGGACAAGATCTCTGA